A DNA window from Mariprofundus aestuarium contains the following coding sequences:
- a CDS encoding CDGSH iron-sulfur domain-containing protein has protein sequence MSNNVQKYEGKEITVYFDAIRCIHSGKCVHGLPDVFRANIKGPWINPDACNADTLASLIETCPSGALRYEKKLGANETVPAVNRVTAEADGPLSVHADFTINGEAQASPRATLCRCGASKTKPWCDGSHTDGGFSDAGHVQPFNPDENPESGTLDIKTLKDGPLYLVGPHAICDAGGNTARVCGKSALCRCGSSKNKPYCDGSHAAVGFSSD, from the coding sequence ATGAGTAATAACGTTCAGAAATACGAAGGCAAGGAAATAACTGTCTATTTTGATGCAATTCGCTGTATTCACTCAGGAAAATGTGTGCACGGCCTGCCCGACGTCTTCAGGGCGAATATAAAGGGGCCGTGGATCAACCCTGATGCATGCAATGCCGATACTCTGGCCAGCCTGATCGAGACCTGCCCTTCCGGCGCCCTTCGTTATGAAAAGAAACTTGGAGCTAACGAAACGGTTCCTGCTGTGAACAGGGTAACTGCTGAGGCCGATGGCCCGTTATCCGTCCATGCCGATTTTACAATCAACGGCGAAGCGCAGGCCTCCCCGCGCGCCACCCTGTGCAGATGCGGCGCATCCAAAACCAAGCCCTGGTGTGACGGCTCTCATACCGATGGAGGGTTCAGCGATGCTGGTCATGTGCAACCATTTAATCCGGATGAGAATCCGGAGTCAGGCACTCTGGATATCAAAACACTAAAGGATGGACCGCTCTACCTGGTCGGCCCGCATGCGATTTGTGATGCAGGAGGGAACACGGCAAGGGTGTGCGGAAAAAGTGCGCTGTGCAGATGTGGTTCCTCGAAAAACAAACCCTACTGCGATGGCAGCCATGCTGCAGTTGGTTTTAGCAGCGATTAA
- a CDS encoding glutathione S-transferase family protein, which translates to MGMMIHGVWETDDGKWAAKDGKFHRAPSKFHCPSTSNETGKYELKVEADRYHLYVSLACPWAHRALIFRKLKGLEEIIPVTVVQPHMLDQGWQFSEPEPLYGFTHAHQLYGKADPHYTGRVTVPILWDKKEERIVCNESAEIIRIFNSAFNGLTGNSDDYYPEALHSEIDLINAFVYPGINNGVYKCGFATLQQAYEEAFDNLFAALDKVEGMLSEQRYLVGNRITEADWRLFTTLIRFDAVYVGHFKCNRNRIADMPNLTGYLRDLYQQPGIAETVDFEHIKEHYYYSHESINPTRIVPKGPALDFGLPHDRARFSS; encoded by the coding sequence ATGGGCATGATGATTCATGGCGTCTGGGAAACTGATGACGGCAAATGGGCAGCAAAGGATGGTAAGTTTCATCGTGCACCTTCGAAATTTCACTGCCCCTCAACCTCCAATGAAACTGGCAAATATGAACTAAAGGTAGAGGCAGACCGATATCACCTCTATGTCTCACTGGCCTGCCCGTGGGCGCATAGAGCGCTTATATTCCGTAAACTCAAAGGCTTGGAGGAGATCATTCCGGTCACTGTCGTACAACCACATATGCTGGATCAGGGCTGGCAGTTTTCAGAACCAGAACCGCTCTACGGTTTTACCCATGCCCATCAGCTCTATGGCAAAGCCGACCCTCATTATACAGGGCGTGTGACCGTGCCGATTCTCTGGGACAAAAAAGAGGAGCGCATCGTCTGTAATGAGTCAGCAGAGATTATCCGCATCTTCAACTCCGCCTTTAATGGGCTGACCGGCAATAGCGATGACTACTACCCTGAAGCACTGCATTCAGAGATTGATCTGATCAATGCCTTTGTATATCCCGGCATCAACAATGGCGTCTATAAATGCGGCTTCGCCACGCTACAGCAGGCGTATGAGGAGGCATTCGACAACCTCTTCGCTGCACTCGACAAGGTCGAAGGGATGCTTTCAGAGCAGCGCTATCTAGTGGGAAACCGCATCACCGAAGCTGACTGGCGACTCTTCACCACGCTGATTCGCTTTGATGCCGTCTATGTCGGCCATTTCAAATGCAATCGCAACCGTATCGCCGACATGCCCAATCTCACGGGTTACCTGCGCGATCTCTACCAGCAGCCGGGCATCGCTGAGACAGTGGATTTCGAACACATCAAAGAGCACTACTACTACAGTCACGAAAGCATTAACCCAACCCGCATTGTTCCCAAAGGGCCAGCGCTTGATTTCGGTCTCCCACATGACAGAGCGAGGTTTTCATCATGA
- a CDS encoding alkene reductase, with protein sequence MSNELFSSIELGGQRLSNRMVMAPMTRNRAPDTVANTMMAEYYAQRAGAGLIVTEGAQISEQAVGYPATPGIFNAEQVTGWKQVTEAVHAKGGHIFVQLWHCGRISHPDFHGGELPVAPSAIRPAGEAITYEGMKAFVEPRALETSEIPDIVESYRHAAACAKEAGFDGVEIHAANGYLIDQFIRDGSNQRTDRYGGSLENRARLLLEVVAAVGNEIGHHRVGVRISPINAFNDMSDSDPQATFNYVSAKLSSLGLAFLHVVEVSMTGEASSDFDTGQLRERYDGIYIANGGYDHARAEQKVTSGAADLVAFGIPFLANPDLPERFRRSAPLNQADQSTFYGGDEHGYTDYPMLEIT encoded by the coding sequence ATGAGCAACGAACTATTTTCCAGCATAGAACTGGGTGGCCAGAGACTGAGCAACCGCATGGTGATGGCGCCTATGACCCGAAACAGAGCTCCAGACACCGTAGCCAATACCATGATGGCCGAATATTACGCCCAACGCGCCGGAGCCGGGCTGATTGTCACTGAGGGCGCGCAAATTTCCGAACAGGCAGTGGGTTACCCGGCCACACCGGGCATCTTTAACGCTGAGCAGGTCACCGGCTGGAAGCAGGTTACCGAAGCCGTACATGCCAAAGGCGGCCACATCTTCGTGCAGCTCTGGCACTGCGGCCGCATCTCCCATCCCGATTTCCATGGTGGTGAGTTGCCTGTTGCCCCCTCGGCTATCAGGCCTGCGGGTGAGGCAATCACCTATGAAGGCATGAAAGCCTTTGTCGAGCCACGGGCTCTGGAGACCTCCGAGATTCCCGACATCGTCGAGAGTTATCGCCATGCTGCGGCCTGCGCCAAAGAAGCCGGGTTTGATGGTGTTGAGATCCATGCCGCAAACGGCTACCTGATCGATCAGTTCATCCGCGATGGCAGCAACCAGCGCACGGATCGTTACGGAGGTTCACTGGAAAACCGTGCCCGACTACTACTGGAGGTTGTGGCAGCCGTTGGCAACGAAATTGGCCATCACAGGGTTGGTGTTCGCATCTCTCCAATTAATGCGTTCAACGATATGTCAGATTCAGATCCTCAGGCCACCTTCAATTACGTAAGCGCAAAACTCAGCAGTTTAGGACTAGCCTTTCTGCATGTTGTAGAGGTAAGCATGACAGGTGAAGCCAGCTCTGACTTCGACACCGGCCAACTACGCGAGCGCTATGATGGCATCTATATTGCCAATGGCGGTTATGACCACGCCCGTGCTGAACAGAAGGTCACCTCCGGAGCTGCTGATTTGGTAGCCTTCGGCATCCCCTTCCTGGCCAACCCGGACCTGCCTGAACGATTTCGTCGCAGTGCACCTCTGAATCAAGCGGATCAGTCCACCTTTTACGGAGGAGATGAGCACGGCTACACCGATTATCCAATGTTAGAGATCACCTGA
- a CDS encoding FKBP-type peptidyl-prolyl cis-trans isomerase, producing MKKLFALLLTLLLIGCSSEPPKAYNHQLAADNAAKGAAFLQHNATQEGVVALASGLQYKILRAGTGKSPALKDYVTVDYRGTTIEGREFDSSYARGKPMIFQTNKVIPGWTEALQLMKVGAKWQLFIPEQLAYGARGAGDAIGPRETLIFEVELLLVH from the coding sequence ATGAAAAAGTTATTCGCACTATTATTGACCCTGCTTCTTATTGGCTGCTCGTCGGAACCGCCGAAGGCCTACAACCACCAGCTTGCTGCTGACAACGCCGCAAAAGGAGCCGCATTTCTGCAGCACAATGCTACACAGGAAGGCGTTGTAGCTCTGGCCAGTGGCCTGCAGTACAAGATTCTGCGAGCAGGAACGGGTAAATCACCTGCACTGAAAGATTACGTTACCGTGGACTACCGCGGCACTACAATCGAAGGGCGCGAGTTCGACAGCTCTTATGCTCGTGGCAAACCGATGATCTTTCAGACCAACAAGGTGATCCCCGGTTGGACCGAAGCACTGCAACTGATGAAGGTGGGCGCAAAATGGCAGCTCTTTATCCCCGAGCAACTGGCCTACGGCGCTCGCGGTGCGGGCGATGCCATCGGCCCGAGAGAAACCCTGATTTTCGAGGTTGAACTCCTACTGGTACACTGA
- a CDS encoding pirin family protein, whose protein sequence is MSITIVQSTSVPEGDGVTVKRLMPLAGLRNFDPFVLWDHFDISGGGFPDHPHRGFEAITYLFDGGMKHTDNLGNSGTIHGGGAQRFTAGRGLVHSEFPDGRAHGIQLWINLPRQLKSIDPGYQQLQGKEIHERCIDGVKVRTIVGEGSPLHLHTEMEYLDIQLQPGSLLRHNIPSDLRGFIYAVAGKLTANNTQLVTGQAAFAEDEQRLELKSEQGARLMWCFGRAHREPIHQHGPFVD, encoded by the coding sequence ATGAGCATAACCATTGTTCAATCCACCAGCGTACCTGAAGGTGATGGCGTTACCGTCAAAAGGCTGATGCCACTGGCGGGGCTGCGTAACTTTGATCCTTTCGTGCTCTGGGACCACTTCGATATCAGCGGCGGCGGTTTTCCCGACCACCCGCATCGCGGTTTCGAGGCGATCACCTACCTCTTTGACGGCGGCATGAAACATACCGACAACCTAGGAAACAGCGGCACCATTCATGGTGGTGGGGCCCAACGATTCACTGCCGGGCGCGGGCTGGTGCACTCCGAATTTCCGGATGGTCGCGCCCACGGCATCCAATTATGGATCAACCTTCCCAGGCAGCTGAAGTCAATTGATCCAGGCTACCAGCAGTTGCAGGGCAAGGAGATTCACGAACGCTGCATAGATGGCGTCAAGGTGCGCACCATCGTTGGAGAGGGATCACCGTTACATCTACACACCGAGATGGAGTATCTCGATATCCAGCTGCAGCCGGGAAGCCTGCTCAGGCATAACATCCCTTCCGATTTGCGCGGCTTCATCTATGCTGTGGCAGGCAAGCTCACAGCAAATAACACCCAGCTTGTAACCGGCCAGGCTGCATTTGCAGAGGATGAGCAACGGCTTGAATTGAAGAGTGAACAGGGTGCAAGACTGATGTGGTGCTTTGGCAGAGCGCACCGTGAGCCGATCCACCAGCACGGCCCATTTGTCGACTAG
- a CDS encoding LysR family transcriptional regulator, with protein sequence MTLDQLRALCAVVEKGGFHAASQSLFRSQSAISIAIKNLEQELGISLFDRKDYRPALTPEGQVLYGKAKSILSRSEELSSIAKHFAQGEETEVSIALGAIAPVEEVLSVIRQVSESAPATRMSLQIENMGGTLERLLEKDVDFAIAERFMPVPHTEEVRLTSTEMVSVIGADFPLATHCPAITVADLEQCVQVVVRDTSRNQPKQTAGVLEGANQWLVNDFDMKKRMILSGAGWGRMPRHRVFEELADGRLLALAGKGLDPLRIDIYLFRRANEPMGPIGERLWQLLQKCEY encoded by the coding sequence ATGACACTGGATCAGTTGCGCGCCTTGTGCGCTGTCGTGGAGAAGGGGGGCTTTCATGCCGCCTCTCAATCACTCTTTCGTAGCCAGTCGGCGATCAGTATTGCCATCAAGAATCTGGAGCAGGAGCTCGGCATCTCTCTGTTTGACCGCAAAGATTATCGACCTGCATTGACCCCGGAAGGGCAGGTTCTCTACGGTAAAGCCAAAAGCATACTCTCCCGAAGTGAAGAGCTCTCCAGCATCGCCAAGCATTTTGCCCAAGGTGAGGAGACAGAGGTTTCTATTGCCCTTGGTGCCATCGCGCCTGTTGAGGAGGTGTTATCTGTGATTCGACAGGTTTCTGAATCAGCTCCTGCCACGCGCATGAGCTTGCAGATCGAGAATATGGGTGGCACGCTGGAGCGGCTGTTGGAGAAAGATGTGGATTTCGCTATTGCTGAACGCTTTATGCCGGTTCCGCACACCGAAGAGGTGCGCCTGACCTCGACGGAGATGGTTAGTGTCATCGGTGCCGATTTCCCTTTGGCGACTCACTGTCCTGCCATTACCGTTGCCGACTTGGAGCAGTGTGTTCAGGTGGTGGTTCGCGATACCAGTCGCAATCAGCCTAAGCAGACGGCAGGTGTACTGGAAGGTGCCAACCAGTGGCTGGTCAATGATTTCGATATGAAGAAGCGCATGATTCTCTCCGGTGCAGGCTGGGGGCGCATGCCACGCCACCGCGTTTTCGAAGAGTTGGCTGACGGTCGCCTGCTTGCTCTAGCCGGCAAAGGGCTCGACCCGCTACGGATTGATATCTACCTCTTTCGTCGTGCTAATGAGCCGATGGGCCCCATCGGCGAACGCCTCTGGCAGCTACTCCAGAAGTGTGAATATTAA
- a CDS encoding YceI family protein, which produces MKMKHLLTSLILALGITTSAQATENYAFDIKGQHAFIQFKVKHLGYSWLIGNFNTFNGSYSYDEAKPANNSVTVDIDVASIDSNHAERDKHLRSADFFDVAKFPKASFTSTSFENKGNGTAVLKGNFTLRGITKAIAFDVKQIGAGKDPWGGFRRGFEGTTTLHLSDYNMTKAGMLGPVAENVELFFSIEGVRQ; this is translated from the coding sequence ATGAAAATGAAACACCTGTTAACATCACTGATTCTGGCACTTGGTATTACCACCTCTGCACAGGCCACTGAAAACTACGCCTTTGATATCAAAGGACAGCACGCCTTTATCCAGTTTAAGGTTAAACATCTGGGTTACAGCTGGCTGATCGGCAACTTCAACACATTCAACGGCTCATACAGCTATGATGAGGCTAAACCGGCCAATAACAGCGTCACGGTCGATATCGACGTGGCAAGTATCGATTCCAACCACGCTGAGCGTGATAAACATCTGCGCAGTGCTGACTTTTTTGATGTCGCCAAATTCCCGAAAGCCAGCTTCACCAGCACAAGCTTTGAAAACAAAGGAAACGGCACAGCTGTATTGAAAGGCAACTTCACCCTGCGCGGCATCACCAAAGCGATCGCATTTGATGTGAAACAGATCGGTGCCGGTAAAGACCCATGGGGCGGTTTCCGTCGCGGCTTTGAAGGCACCACCACGCTGCACCTCTCCGACTACAACATGACCAAAGCCGGCATGCTCGGCCCGGTTGCTGAAAACGTAGAGCTGTTCTTTTCTATTGAAGGTGTTCGCCAGTAA
- a CDS encoding zinc ribbon domain-containing protein: MPGLFVDHQISTNPLSPSQRSSLLSSLLSALQQATATQAAYSLAGIRFTHSFKHVGLPPKERPMPIYEFRCGDCQLQFETLVRNSSETVTCKHCSSTNLKKLISAHSVTKGSPDTACGTAPCSPAPACGSGGCCPGLN, encoded by the coding sequence ATGCCAGGACTTTTCGTCGATCATCAAATATCGACAAACCCCCTCTCTCCATCACAACGTTCATCTCTGCTTTCTAGCCTCCTTTCAGCACTCCAGCAAGCAACTGCAACACAAGCGGCATACTCTCTTGCGGGTATACGCTTCACTCATTCCTTCAAGCATGTAGGATTACCCCCCAAGGAGAGACCCATGCCTATTTACGAATTTCGATGTGGTGATTGTCAGCTGCAATTTGAAACACTGGTACGCAACAGCTCCGAAACCGTGACCTGCAAACACTGCAGCAGCACAAACTTAAAAAAGCTGATCTCGGCCCACTCCGTCACCAAAGGCTCGCCCGATACAGCCTGCGGAACTGCCCCCTGCTCACCGGCTCCCGCCTGTGGCTCCGGTGGCTGTTGTCCGGGATTAAACTAG
- a CDS encoding hybrid sensor histidine kinase/response regulator — protein sequence MNVVMERGGLSIFDDRRKVLALVHLVTGCTLVFFIAVHLFEQCCYSLSLVQAGAAILMLVNWVRIRNDADLSVIENSLMLGALIVFSALFAFESLEDTGIYWVAGYPFVAYFVHPATKARYWVGAYVAVLIAVDGLVAAGLFELSYSTTQILCLISVVFVFGALAHIYKSQLELRQQQLAEANIRLEQQQKHMQTILDHSPVGIWMVDSNRRFLFVNRVWSEWFGFSEKQARQVEDYTLLIPEALAAKWQASDQACLASDEPYLLRDEVSCTDGVVRTFDAIKVKVSGSSGEVLGIVGFAIDVSDKLRAEEEQRDLERQVQHSQRLESLGVMAGGVAHDFNNLLTAIQGSLELAKLEEGVSESMQESLSCIDSAAHAATELCRQMLTYSGKGVLKTEPINLRDLIEDMHSLFEISVGKQITLDYNFDQTPSVVQGDRSQISQVLLNLVINAAEAIGSDEKQGKISMSLTHRDLDAGNQKLASGFELQSGCYVVMTVEDNGAGMDGDIIEHMFDPFFTTKFTGRGLGLSAIMGILRTHQAGIEVQSTPGVGTSMTIWIPCHRDETLVSEDEKAPKGAPVKGAKVLVVDDEVAVAAVAKRMLEKLGQQVVLASNGREAVEIFSHEEDFDWVLLDVTMPEMDGVECLKALRKVDPAVYVTMSSGYDAENALNGSGDCHPNGFLSKPYSFAALRAVVENAEAARSD from the coding sequence ATGAACGTTGTGATGGAGAGAGGGGGTTTGTCGATATTTGATGATCGACGAAAAGTCCTGGCATTAGTACATCTGGTAACCGGCTGCACGCTGGTGTTCTTCATCGCCGTTCATCTCTTCGAACAGTGCTGTTATAGCCTCTCTCTGGTTCAAGCAGGGGCGGCTATACTGATGCTGGTTAACTGGGTCCGGATTCGCAATGATGCAGATCTCTCCGTCATCGAAAATAGTCTGATGCTTGGCGCTCTAATTGTTTTCTCCGCCCTGTTTGCCTTTGAGAGCCTTGAGGATACGGGCATCTACTGGGTCGCGGGTTACCCGTTTGTCGCCTACTTCGTGCATCCGGCAACAAAAGCCAGGTACTGGGTTGGCGCTTATGTGGCTGTGCTGATTGCTGTTGATGGGCTTGTGGCTGCAGGACTGTTTGAGCTGTCATATTCAACCACCCAGATTCTCTGCCTTATCTCCGTAGTGTTTGTTTTCGGGGCGCTGGCCCATATCTACAAATCGCAGCTCGAACTTCGCCAGCAACAGCTGGCTGAGGCCAACATACGACTGGAGCAGCAACAGAAGCATATGCAGACAATTCTCGATCATTCACCGGTCGGTATCTGGATGGTGGACTCCAATCGCCGGTTCCTGTTCGTAAACAGGGTCTGGTCTGAATGGTTTGGCTTTTCGGAGAAGCAGGCCCGGCAGGTGGAAGACTACACCCTGCTAATCCCCGAAGCGTTGGCAGCGAAATGGCAGGCATCTGATCAGGCGTGTTTGGCTTCGGATGAGCCCTATCTTCTCAGGGATGAGGTCTCCTGTACTGACGGCGTGGTAAGAACCTTTGATGCGATCAAAGTAAAGGTATCGGGAAGCAGTGGCGAGGTACTTGGCATTGTCGGCTTTGCTATCGATGTCAGTGATAAATTAAGAGCAGAAGAGGAGCAGCGGGATCTGGAGAGGCAAGTGCAGCATTCGCAGCGACTGGAGTCGCTTGGCGTGATGGCCGGTGGCGTGGCGCATGATTTCAATAATCTGCTGACGGCCATTCAGGGCAGTCTCGAACTGGCAAAGCTGGAGGAGGGTGTAAGCGAATCGATGCAGGAGTCACTTTCATGTATTGATTCAGCGGCGCATGCAGCTACCGAACTTTGCCGTCAGATGCTTACCTACTCCGGTAAGGGGGTGTTGAAAACTGAGCCCATCAATCTCCGAGACCTGATTGAGGATATGCACTCACTGTTCGAAATCTCAGTCGGTAAGCAGATCACTCTGGATTATAATTTTGATCAGACTCCCAGTGTGGTTCAAGGTGATAGAAGCCAGATCAGCCAGGTGCTGCTGAACCTAGTGATCAATGCCGCTGAAGCCATAGGTAGTGATGAAAAGCAGGGTAAGATATCGATGTCGCTCACCCATCGTGACCTGGATGCGGGAAATCAGAAACTTGCGTCAGGTTTTGAACTTCAATCCGGCTGTTATGTTGTGATGACAGTAGAAGATAATGGTGCCGGCATGGATGGTGACATCATCGAACATATGTTCGATCCTTTCTTTACAACCAAGTTTACAGGACGTGGGCTGGGTTTAAGTGCCATCATGGGAATATTACGTACGCATCAAGCTGGAATCGAGGTGCAGAGCACGCCCGGTGTTGGCACCTCGATGACTATCTGGATTCCCTGCCATCGCGATGAAACGCTTGTTTCTGAGGATGAGAAGGCGCCCAAGGGTGCGCCGGTGAAGGGTGCCAAGGTTCTGGTAGTCGACGATGAAGTGGCTGTGGCGGCAGTAGCTAAAAGAATGCTGGAGAAGTTGGGCCAGCAAGTTGTCTTGGCCTCAAATGGCCGCGAGGCAGTAGAGATCTTTTCGCATGAGGAAGATTTCGACTGGGTATTGCTGGATGTGACCATGCCTGAGATGGATGGAGTGGAGTGCCTGAAGGCCTTGCGTAAAGTTGATCCCGCTGTCTATGTCACGATGTCATCCGGTTACGATGCGGAAAATGCATTGAATGGATCCGGTGATTGCCATCCGAATGGTTTCCTTAGTAAACCCTACAGCTTTGCTGCCTTGCGAGCAGTGGTTGAAAATGCAGAGGCAGCTCGAAGCGATTAA
- a CDS encoding nucleoside deaminase → MTAFVSNITIQLPQWLSEFMAGDDRVYADSESRMQLAIHLARLNIEHGSGGPFGAAIFDMDCHTLLAAGINLVVPSNCSMAHAEMIAISIAQKKLGTFDLGAEGLPHFELVTSTEPCAMCFGAIPWSGIRHLSCGARDEDARAIGFDEGPKLPDWKEALNERGITVEADICRDEAAAVLKSYAELNRKIYNARQS, encoded by the coding sequence ATGACTGCGTTCGTTTCCAACATCACCATCCAGCTGCCGCAGTGGCTCTCCGAGTTCATGGCAGGGGATGACAGGGTATATGCGGACAGCGAGTCGCGCATGCAGCTTGCCATCCATCTTGCCCGCCTGAATATAGAACATGGCAGTGGCGGGCCATTCGGCGCGGCAATCTTCGACATGGATTGCCATACCTTGCTTGCCGCAGGCATCAATCTTGTCGTCCCTTCAAACTGCTCCATGGCACATGCCGAGATGATCGCCATCTCTATTGCCCAGAAGAAGCTGGGCACCTTTGATCTGGGTGCAGAGGGGCTACCCCACTTTGAACTGGTCACCAGCACCGAACCGTGTGCGATGTGTTTCGGGGCCATCCCATGGTCCGGTATCCGCCACCTGAGTTGCGGCGCACGCGATGAGGATGCACGTGCTATCGGCTTTGACGAGGGACCTAAGCTCCCTGACTGGAAGGAGGCGCTTAATGAGCGTGGCATTACGGTTGAAGCCGATATCTGTCGAGATGAAGCCGCTGCCGTACTTAAGAGTTATGCAGAGCTTAACAGGAAAATCTATAATGCCCGCCAATCTTAA
- a CDS encoding cytochrome b, whose product MLRNSSTSYGLIAILMHWSMAIAIFAMFGLGLWMVELNYYDSWYHDAPYIHKAVGMLLLFLLIFRFIWRLSNKRPNLMGEAWERFVALLVHRSHYLLLFAITITGYLIPTAEGVGISVFGWFTVPASFSFTKEQADLIGLIHLYITWAVIGLAAAHAGAALKHHFIDKDNTLLRMLGINKKN is encoded by the coding sequence GTGTTACGCAACTCATCCACATCATACGGCCTAATTGCCATCCTTATGCACTGGTCTATGGCTATTGCCATCTTCGCCATGTTCGGACTCGGACTGTGGATGGTGGAGCTGAACTATTATGACAGCTGGTATCACGATGCACCCTATATCCACAAAGCAGTGGGCATGCTGCTACTCTTCCTGCTCATCTTCCGATTCATCTGGCGATTAAGCAACAAACGTCCGAATCTGATGGGTGAAGCATGGGAGCGGTTCGTAGCTCTGCTGGTACACCGTAGCCACTATCTGCTGCTGTTTGCCATCACCATCACCGGCTACCTGATCCCTACTGCAGAAGGTGTAGGCATTAGCGTATTCGGATGGTTCACTGTGCCAGCCAGCTTCTCGTTCACCAAAGAGCAGGCTGATCTGATCGGTCTGATTCACCTGTACATCACCTGGGCTGTAATTGGACTCGCTGCAGCCCATGCAGGCGCTGCCCTGAAACACCACTTTATTGACAAAGATAACACCCTGTTACGCATGCTTGGCATCAACAAGAAAAACTAA
- a CDS encoding DUF5020 family protein, translating to MPANLKHPLSTLLLCFTLLSFAPATSHAENFSTTNLQLLYGTNFHDNYYGNNTSNGKMTTLTLEHFSTWSYGDNYFFVDFLSGNFLDFAGAPTGSRSRIYSEWAPRLSFSALSGQNLSAGIFKDLFLAGQLNRDGEGFHAELIGLGADLTIPGFNLLSINLYLRKDNFNSQTWQTTGVWSVPLGTWLSFEGFIDIYGSDNNGTEISTQPQLLLNLGNLADQDFDNLLVGIEWDYHHNRNLNSSVVQGMMKWIW from the coding sequence ATGCCCGCCAATCTTAAGCACCCGCTCAGCACGCTACTGCTCTGCTTTACGCTGCTCTCTTTCGCTCCGGCCACATCACATGCGGAAAACTTCTCCACCACGAATCTACAGCTGCTCTACGGCACCAACTTTCATGACAACTATTACGGCAACAACACCTCTAATGGGAAAATGACCACCCTCACGCTGGAGCATTTCAGCACCTGGTCTTATGGTGACAACTATTTCTTTGTCGACTTTCTCTCAGGAAACTTCCTCGATTTTGCCGGAGCCCCTACCGGCAGCCGGTCACGCATCTATTCCGAATGGGCTCCCCGCCTGAGTTTTTCTGCACTTTCTGGCCAGAATCTATCCGCCGGTATATTCAAGGATCTCTTTCTCGCAGGGCAGCTTAATCGTGATGGAGAGGGCTTCCATGCCGAACTGATCGGCCTGGGTGCCGACCTCACCATTCCCGGCTTTAACCTGCTCAGCATCAATCTTTACCTGCGCAAGGATAACTTTAACAGCCAGACCTGGCAGACCACCGGTGTATGGAGCGTTCCTCTGGGCACATGGTTATCGTTTGAAGGTTTCATCGACATATATGGCTCTGATAATAACGGCACGGAAATAAGCACGCAGCCACAGCTGCTGCTTAATCTTGGTAATCTGGCCGATCAGGACTTTGACAACCTGTTAGTCGGCATTGAGTGGGATTATCATCATAATCGCAACCTGAACAGCAGTGTTGTGCAGGGGATGATGAAATGGATCTGGTAA